From Deinococcus sp. Marseille-Q6407, one genomic window encodes:
- a CDS encoding HAD family hydrolase has translation MSGRPRPQGLPLLLAFDFDGTLVPDGDPQLPPDLPAALGRLQQRGVRLAAITGRDVLPPGIEDAISFDAVATQNGGQVTVGGEVKQVLYFSDEELAAVLDHAMPGARLVMFSGGQMYVDLPEDQVPTAQQLARSPRPTAEVPRGRVQKVNFFHEGVAAHAAHLRQHWPDLTVTGAQPPYGQMMTVTPRGAHKGAGITLLAEALEIPLARTVAFGDSDNDIAMFKVAGYVVQSGTLPLLHDYADESIAGPHELVAWLDSLLVDL, from the coding sequence ATGAGCGGGCGGCCACGTCCACAGGGACTGCCGCTGCTACTGGCTTTCGATTTCGACGGTACCCTGGTGCCCGACGGCGACCCACAGCTGCCGCCGGACCTGCCTGCGGCGCTGGGGCGACTGCAACAGCGCGGTGTTCGGCTGGCCGCCATTACCGGGCGTGACGTGTTGCCTCCCGGTATCGAAGACGCCATTTCTTTCGACGCGGTCGCCACCCAGAACGGCGGGCAGGTCACGGTGGGCGGTGAGGTGAAGCAGGTCCTCTACTTCAGCGACGAGGAACTGGCGGCAGTGCTGGACCACGCCATGCCCGGCGCACGGCTGGTGATGTTCTCGGGCGGGCAGATGTACGTGGACCTGCCAGAAGATCAGGTGCCCACTGCCCAGCAGCTGGCCCGTAGCCCCCGCCCCACCGCCGAGGTGCCGCGCGGGCGGGTACAGAAGGTGAACTTCTTTCATGAGGGTGTGGCCGCGCACGCCGCGCACCTGCGGCAGCATTGGCCGGATTTGACTGTGACCGGCGCCCAGCCACCCTACGGCCAGATGATGACGGTGACCCCCCGTGGGGCCCACAAGGGAGCCGGCATCACCCTGCTGGCCGAGGCGCTGGAAATCCCGCTGGCCCGCACAGTCGCCTTCGGGGACAGCGACAACGACATCGCCATGTTCAAGGTGGCCGGATACGTGGTGCAGTCGGGCACCCTGCCGCTGCTGCACGATTACGCCGACGAGAGCATTGCCGGGCCGCATGAGTTGGTAGCCTGGCTGGATAGCCTGCTGGTTGACCTCTGA
- the lipA gene encoding lipoyl synthase, translating into MTQTNDPATNSATPQQKEPTFIKNGIYRKGSVKTRDKKPEWLKVRLPTGGVYGEVRSIVKEHGLHTVCEEAMCPNIGECWSRGTATFMLMGHICTRACKFCAVDTGNPRGLLDLNEPQSVAESVKLMGLKYVVLTSVDRDDLPDGGAYHFAKTITAIKRLNPGTRVESLTPDFGGNKACVELVLDTGVDTYAQNLETVERLTHPVRDRRAGYWQTIEVLRHAKQYRPDVVTKTSIMLGLGETREEVTQAMKDLRAAGVDVVTFGQYLRPTQHHLPVERYISPAEFNEIRDEGLSLGFLEVVASPLSRSSYKAEQVFQEADEGGLPGHLKHLEGSELSVL; encoded by the coding sequence ATGACCCAAACCAATGACCCGGCCACCAACTCGGCTACTCCCCAGCAGAAGGAACCCACCTTCATCAAGAACGGCATCTACCGCAAAGGCAGTGTCAAGACCCGCGACAAGAAGCCCGAGTGGCTGAAAGTGCGCCTGCCCACCGGCGGCGTGTACGGCGAGGTGCGCTCTATCGTGAAGGAACACGGGCTGCACACTGTCTGCGAGGAAGCCATGTGCCCCAACATCGGGGAATGCTGGTCGCGCGGCACCGCCACCTTCATGCTGATGGGCCACATCTGCACCCGCGCCTGCAAGTTCTGCGCGGTGGACACCGGCAACCCGCGCGGCCTGCTGGACCTGAACGAGCCGCAGAGCGTGGCTGAAAGCGTGAAGCTGATGGGCCTGAAATACGTGGTGCTGACCTCGGTGGACCGCGACGACCTGCCCGACGGCGGCGCCTACCACTTCGCCAAGACCATCACGGCCATCAAGCGGCTGAACCCCGGCACCCGCGTAGAAAGCCTGACCCCCGATTTCGGCGGCAACAAGGCCTGCGTGGAACTGGTGCTGGACACCGGCGTGGACACCTACGCCCAGAACCTGGAAACGGTGGAGCGGCTGACCCACCCGGTGCGCGACCGCCGCGCCGGGTACTGGCAGACCATCGAGGTGCTGCGCCACGCCAAACAGTACCGACCCGACGTGGTCACCAAAACCTCCATCATGCTGGGCCTGGGCGAAACCCGCGAGGAAGTCACCCAGGCGATGAAGGACCTGCGCGCCGCCGGGGTGGACGTGGTGACTTTCGGGCAGTACCTGCGCCCCACCCAGCACCACCTGCCGGTGGAGCGCTACATCTCCCCGGCCGAGTTCAACGAAATCCGCGACGAGGGCCTGAGCCTGGGCTTCTTGGAAGTGGTCGCCAGCCCGCTGAGCCGCTCCAGCTACAAGGCCGAGCAGGTCTTTCAGGAGGCCGACGAGGGAGGTCTGCCGGGGCACCTAAAGCACCTGGAAGGCAGCGAACTGAGCGTGCTGTGA
- the rpsI gene encoding 30S ribosomal protein S9, translating to MADKTEQFYGTGRRKSAVARVFLRPGEGKITVNGKDFQSYFQGVLRAFQALQGFRETGTAGRYDTVITVKGGGPSGQIDAIKLGIARALVQSNPDFRTQLKPQGLLTRDAREVERKKYGLKKARRAPQFSKR from the coding sequence ATGGCCGATAAGACTGAGCAGTTCTACGGCACCGGACGCCGCAAGAGCGCCGTGGCCCGCGTGTTCCTCCGCCCTGGCGAAGGCAAGATCACGGTGAATGGCAAGGATTTCCAGAGCTACTTCCAGGGCGTGCTGCGCGCTTTCCAGGCCCTGCAGGGCTTCCGTGAAACCGGCACTGCCGGCCGCTACGACACCGTCATCACTGTCAAAGGCGGCGGCCCCAGCGGTCAGATCGACGCCATCAAGCTGGGCATCGCCCGCGCGCTGGTGCAGAGCAACCCTGACTTCCGCACCCAGCTCAAGCCCCAGGGCCTGCTGACCCGCGACGCCCGCGAAGTCGAGCGTAAGAAGTACGGCCTCAAGAAGGCCCGCCGCGCGCCCCAGTTTTCCAAGCGCTAA
- a CDS encoding EamA family transporter, with product MNRDLLLTALAPLIWGTTYLLTTTFVSELPALLLGTLRILPAGLVLLALSRRLPPPGWWGRITVLAVLRQALFFVLLYGAALHLPGGVAATVGASSAMLVILLAWPLLGQKPTPLNLTLAGAGLAGVALISLSGGEHLSLLGLALPLGFALTNALGTVLFSRWGPPPGARPLDQVAWELTIGGTLLLPFALPAAPALAGVPPGWGALAFMTLVGTALAAILWQRGLNRLPVQQVGLLAPLSPRGEVVASMMRKAAEGEFRSNLHRGGTALPVSLSEEECSTAIQAARVMGLDVAGVNLLRSKNGPVVMEVNSSPGLEGIERSSGVDVADAIIAYLEKRHADREGKRSAGQWNASDTVL from the coding sequence ATGAACCGCGACCTGCTCCTGACAGCCCTGGCGCCGCTGATCTGGGGGACCACCTACCTGCTGACCACCACTTTTGTCAGTGAGCTGCCCGCGCTCCTGCTGGGCACGCTGCGAATCCTGCCGGCCGGGCTGGTGCTGCTGGCCCTGTCGCGCCGGCTGCCGCCGCCCGGCTGGTGGGGCCGCATCACCGTGCTGGCGGTGCTACGCCAGGCGCTGTTTTTCGTGTTGCTGTACGGCGCTGCCCTGCATCTGCCTGGCGGCGTGGCAGCCACGGTGGGGGCCAGTAGCGCCATGCTGGTCATTCTGCTGGCCTGGCCGCTGCTGGGCCAGAAACCCACCCCACTGAATCTGACCCTGGCCGGCGCCGGGCTGGCCGGTGTGGCCCTGATCAGCCTGAGCGGGGGCGAGCACCTCAGCCTGCTAGGGCTGGCGCTGCCGCTGGGTTTCGCCCTGACCAACGCGCTGGGCACCGTACTGTTCAGCCGCTGGGGACCGCCGCCCGGCGCCCGCCCACTGGATCAGGTGGCCTGGGAGCTTACCATCGGCGGGACACTGCTGCTGCCGTTTGCCCTGCCGGCCGCGCCGGCCCTAGCAGGCGTGCCCCCCGGCTGGGGCGCCCTGGCTTTCATGACACTGGTAGGCACCGCGCTGGCGGCCATTCTGTGGCAGCGCGGGCTCAACCGCCTGCCGGTGCAACAGGTGGGCCTGCTGGCGCCCCTCAGCCCACGCGGCGAGGTGGTCGCCAGCATGATGCGCAAGGCTGCCGAGGGCGAGTTCCGCTCCAACCTGCACCGGGGCGGCACCGCGCTGCCGGTCAGCCTCAGCGAGGAGGAATGCTCGACCGCCATTCAGGCCGCCCGGGTGATGGGGCTGGACGTGGCCGGCGTGAACCTGCTGCGCAGCAAAAATGGCCCGGTGGTGATGGAAGTCAATTCCTCACCGGGCCTGGAAGGCATCGAGCGCAGCAGCGGCGTGGACGTGGCCGACGCCATCATCGCCTACCTGGAAAAGCGCCACGCCGACCGCGAAGGCAAGCGCAGCGCTGGGCAGTGGAACGCCTCGGATACGGTGCTGTAA
- a CDS encoding HAD family hydrolase: MTSPSHRRPAELPLLLAFDLDGTLVPELGNEVPVKTAQALRRLHGLGVHLAVITGRDLVPEAIAQAAPFSALASQNGGRVVIGGELHTSASFTPEELEAILAHELEGARLILYSDGTLYLDPPPEGQLPGWIATRGYRPLAEARGQVIEKVGLHHAGVAGHAARLRAGQPQLVLTGAQPPYEQYLTVTPSGAHKGAALTRMAEALKVPLSRTAVFGDTDNDIAMFEVAGYAVQLGTLPLLAQHANEQLAGPAELGAWLDHLADSLEAQA; encoded by the coding sequence ATGACATCACCTTCCCACCGCCGGCCTGCGGAGTTGCCGCTGCTGCTGGCTTTCGATCTGGACGGCACCCTGGTGCCAGAACTTGGCAACGAGGTGCCGGTGAAAACAGCCCAGGCGCTGCGGCGTCTGCACGGCCTGGGCGTGCACCTGGCCGTGATTACCGGGCGCGATCTGGTGCCGGAAGCTATTGCTCAGGCTGCTCCCTTCAGCGCCCTGGCCTCGCAGAACGGGGGCCGGGTGGTGATTGGAGGAGAGCTGCACACCTCGGCGAGCTTTACCCCCGAAGAACTGGAAGCCATCCTGGCCCACGAGCTGGAAGGGGCGCGGCTGATTCTGTATTCCGACGGCACTCTGTATCTGGACCCGCCTCCAGAAGGCCAGCTGCCCGGCTGGATTGCCACCCGTGGCTACCGGCCGCTGGCCGAGGCACGCGGGCAGGTGATTGAAAAAGTGGGCTTGCACCACGCAGGAGTAGCTGGGCACGCCGCGCGGCTGCGGGCTGGTCAGCCACAGCTGGTGCTGACCGGCGCTCAGCCACCTTACGAGCAGTACCTCACCGTGACGCCGAGCGGGGCACACAAGGGCGCGGCGCTGACCCGGATGGCAGAGGCGCTGAAGGTGCCGCTGTCCCGCACCGCCGTGTTTGGCGACACCGACAACGACATCGCCATGTTTGAAGTGGCCGGCTACGCGGTGCAGCTGGGCACCTTGCCGCTGCTGGCCCAGCATGCCAACGAGCAGCTGGCTGGACCGGCCGAGTTGGGAGCGTGGCTGGACCACCTGGCCGACAGCCTGGAGGCGCAGGCATGA
- the rplM gene encoding 50S ribosomal protein L13, which produces MKTYIPKNDEQNWVVVDAAGVPLGRLATLVASRIRGKHRPDFTPNMINGDFVIVLNADKVVLTGKKLDDKVYTRYTGYQGGLKTETAREALAKHPERVIERAVYGMLPKGRQGRAMHSRLKVYAGDKHPHAPQQPQVIEVQNGR; this is translated from the coding sequence GTGAAAACCTACATCCCCAAAAACGATGAGCAGAACTGGGTCGTGGTGGACGCCGCCGGCGTTCCCCTGGGCCGCCTGGCGACGCTGGTCGCAAGCCGTATCCGCGGCAAGCACCGCCCCGACTTCACCCCCAACATGATCAACGGCGACTTCGTGATCGTACTGAACGCCGACAAAGTCGTGCTGACCGGCAAAAAGCTGGACGACAAGGTGTACACCCGCTACACCGGTTACCAGGGCGGCCTCAAGACCGAAACCGCCCGTGAAGCGCTGGCCAAGCACCCCGAACGCGTCATCGAACGTGCCGTGTACGGCATGCTGCCCAAGGGCCGTCAGGGCCGTGCCATGCACAGCCGCCTGAAGGTCTACGCCGGTGACAAGCACCCCCACGCCCCCCAACAGCCCCAAGTGATCGAGGTTCAAAATGGCCGATAA
- a CDS encoding riboflavin synthase, with product MFTGIITQLGRVAHSEQKNGGVSLRIAPQQPWTDLDLGESIACNGTCLTVTGWDEGTFGVDLSQETLAKTAPHWNAGDILNLERAMRAGDRFGGHIVSGHVDGVGEIRSVSPAEGAYVMTVRAPEFLAPYLMPKGSITVDGVSLTIVDSGGPAGSLPELQDNEFTLWLVPHTLEVTTLHAWAPGRPVNLEADQMAKYLDRLLAFREQRRAALPPTDPLTMTPQENA from the coding sequence ATGTTTACCGGAATCATTACTCAGCTGGGCCGGGTGGCCCATTCCGAACAGAAAAACGGCGGGGTCAGCCTGCGCATCGCGCCGCAGCAGCCCTGGACCGACCTGGACTTGGGCGAGTCCATCGCCTGCAACGGCACCTGCCTGACCGTTACCGGCTGGGACGAAGGCACCTTCGGGGTGGACCTCAGCCAGGAAACGCTGGCGAAAACGGCCCCGCACTGGAACGCGGGCGACATTCTCAATCTGGAGCGGGCCATGCGCGCCGGCGACCGCTTCGGCGGGCATATCGTAAGCGGGCATGTGGACGGCGTCGGAGAAATCAGGTCGGTCAGCCCGGCCGAGGGCGCCTACGTGATGACGGTCCGTGCGCCCGAGTTTCTGGCCCCCTACCTGATGCCCAAGGGCAGCATCACCGTGGATGGCGTCAGCCTGACCATCGTGGACAGCGGCGGCCCCGCCGGCAGCCTGCCTGAGCTGCAGGACAACGAATTCACCCTCTGGCTGGTGCCGCACACTCTAGAAGTGACCACCCTACACGCCTGGGCGCCGGGCCGCCCCGTGAACCTGGAAGCCGACCAGATGGCGAAATATCTGGACCGACTGCTGGCCTTCCGTGAACAGCGCCGGGCCGCCCTCCCGCCCACCGACCCCCTCACCATGACCCCCCAGGAGAACGCCTGA
- a CDS encoding GNAT family N-acetyltransferase gives MQHLTRFEPPAEPPAGFVHSEYRWLVEGKTYLGRVSLRHTLNDHLRESGGHIGYEIRPSQQRRGYGTLILRLALERARELGLERVLAYWKAKSGCLSRKNPSSATG, from the coding sequence TTGCAGCATCTGACCCGCTTTGAGCCACCTGCCGAGCCACCTGCCGGCTTCGTCCACAGCGAGTACCGCTGGCTGGTCGAGGGTAAAACTTATCTGGGCCGCGTGTCTCTTCGCCATACGCTCAATGACCACTTGCGCGAGTCTGGTGGTCACATCGGCTACGAAATCCGGCCCAGCCAGCAGCGCAGAGGCTACGGAACACTGATCTTACGGCTGGCTCTGGAACGAGCGCGGGAGCTTGGGCTGGAGCGCGTGCTGGCGTACTGGAAGGCGAAGTCAGGGTGCCTCAGCAGAAAAAACCCATCCAGCGCTACTGGTTAA
- the lipB gene encoding lipoyl(octanoyl) transferase LipB — MTLTSVTSPPPTGGRPFGVLDLGAVPYRQAWDLQHQLHEQVAAGGTPTLLLLEHPPVLTLGRKAREGENIVVTREYLAGQGIEVLEVERGGDVTYHGPGQLVAYAIFPVGRRVRDFLRLLEAATVAALTELGLADARPNPGYAGVYVSPRDVNGLSRNQKIASIGVAVKRNVALHGIGLNVSTNLHHFDLIVPCGLSDTQMTSVQREYDLRGLGRSAKMDEAKHALIRAFNATFQDYDFSLPAAFPSPESSSQGPAQKGPAQKESLQ; from the coding sequence GTGACCCTGACTTCTGTAACCTCTCCGCCGCCCACCGGGGGCCGGCCGTTCGGCGTGCTGGACCTGGGCGCCGTGCCCTACCGCCAGGCCTGGGACCTGCAACATCAGCTGCACGAACAGGTGGCGGCGGGCGGCACGCCCACGCTGCTGCTGCTGGAACACCCGCCGGTGCTGACGCTGGGCCGCAAGGCCCGCGAGGGCGAGAATATTGTGGTCACACGCGAGTATCTGGCCGGGCAAGGCATCGAGGTGCTGGAGGTGGAGCGCGGCGGCGACGTGACCTACCACGGCCCTGGGCAGCTGGTGGCCTACGCCATTTTTCCGGTGGGGCGGCGGGTGCGCGACTTTCTGCGGCTGCTGGAAGCCGCCACCGTGGCGGCCCTGACCGAGCTGGGCCTGGCCGACGCCCGCCCCAATCCCGGTTACGCCGGCGTGTATGTCTCGCCGCGCGACGTGAACGGCCTGAGCCGCAACCAGAAAATCGCTTCTATCGGCGTGGCGGTCAAGCGGAACGTGGCGCTGCACGGCATCGGGCTGAATGTGAGCACCAACCTGCACCACTTCGACCTGATCGTGCCCTGCGGCCTGAGCGACACCCAGATGACCAGCGTGCAGCGCGAATACGACTTGCGCGGCCTGGGGCGCAGCGCCAAGATGGACGAAGCCAAACACGCCCTGATCCGCGCTTTCAACGCTACCTTTCAGGACTACGATTTCAGCCTGCCCGCCGCTTTCCCGTCTCCAGAATCTTCCTCCCAGGGGCCCGCTCAGAAGGGGCCTGCCCAAAAGGAGTCCTTGCAATGA
- a CDS encoding dCTP deaminase domain-containing protein has protein sequence MRGFQPVSEPHRQHPAAEVQLPRRGTRHSAGYDFVTPVDLTVLPGELVRVATDVKAYMQPGEVLQIYVRSSAGLRGLMLANTVGIVDADYYGNPDNDGNIVLALRNLGAEPFEAHAGDRIAQGVFMPYLLADGDDGFSSGEVRSGGYGHTGR, from the coding sequence ATGCGTGGATTTCAGCCTGTTTCGGAGCCGCACCGTCAGCACCCGGCCGCCGAGGTACAGTTGCCCCGGCGCGGCACCCGGCACTCGGCCGGCTACGACTTCGTGACGCCGGTGGACCTGACGGTTCTGCCTGGCGAACTGGTGCGGGTGGCCACCGATGTCAAGGCGTATATGCAGCCGGGCGAGGTGCTTCAGATTTACGTGCGGTCCAGCGCCGGTCTGCGGGGGCTGATGCTGGCCAACACGGTGGGGATTGTGGACGCCGACTATTATGGCAACCCGGACAACGACGGCAACATCGTGCTGGCGCTGCGGAACCTGGGCGCCGAGCCGTTCGAGGCCCACGCCGGCGACCGCATTGCCCAGGGCGTATTCATGCCGTACCTGCTGGCCGACGGCGACGACGGCTTCAGCAGCGGCGAAGTGCGGTCTGGCGGCTACGGACACACCGGCCGCTGA
- a CDS encoding bifunctional 3,4-dihydroxy-2-butanone-4-phosphate synthase/GTP cyclohydrolase II — MTQLASIPELLEELRAGRPIVVVDDENRENEGDLLIPAATATPQWVNFMAREGRGLICVTLTGDRAERLNLHPMVDSSTDPNGTAFTVSVDHRSNTTGISAFDRSATVAALLSDDSQPADFRRPGHIFPLVARPGGVLRRAGHTEAACDLARLAGFAPVGVICEIMGDDGEMSRLPDLLEFAERHELKIGSIEALIAYRMENDPFMQVEAEAQLPTRYGDFRIVGFRDSLSGAEHVALVMGEVTPEPLLVRVHSECLTGDAFHSLRCDCGPQLDAAMAAIAEEGRGVIVYLRQEGRGIGLLNKIRAYALQDQGDDTVEANLKLGFPADARDFGIGAQMLHLLGAQRLRVMTNNPMKLHSLSGFGLEVSERVPLHVGEAPENAGYRQTKREKMGHLD, encoded by the coding sequence ATGACTCAACTCGCCTCTATTCCCGAACTGCTTGAAGAACTGCGCGCCGGCCGCCCCATCGTGGTGGTAGACGACGAAAACCGCGAAAACGAGGGTGACCTGCTGATTCCGGCCGCAACCGCCACGCCGCAGTGGGTGAACTTCATGGCCCGCGAGGGCCGCGGCCTGATCTGCGTGACCCTGACCGGCGACCGCGCCGAGCGCCTGAACCTGCACCCGATGGTGGACAGCAGCACCGACCCCAACGGCACCGCCTTTACCGTCAGTGTGGACCACCGCTCCAACACCACCGGCATCAGCGCTTTTGACCGCTCGGCCACTGTCGCCGCGCTGCTGTCCGACGACTCGCAGCCGGCCGATTTCCGCCGCCCCGGGCACATCTTTCCGCTGGTGGCCCGCCCCGGCGGCGTACTGCGCCGCGCCGGCCACACCGAAGCCGCCTGCGACCTGGCGCGGCTGGCCGGCTTCGCGCCGGTGGGCGTAATCTGCGAAATCATGGGCGACGACGGCGAGATGTCTCGCCTGCCCGACCTGCTTGAGTTTGCCGAGCGGCATGAGCTGAAGATAGGCAGCATCGAGGCCCTGATCGCCTACCGCATGGAGAACGACCCCTTTATGCAGGTGGAAGCCGAGGCACAGCTGCCCACCCGGTATGGTGACTTCCGCATCGTGGGCTTCCGCGACAGCCTCAGCGGGGCCGAACACGTGGCGCTGGTGATGGGCGAGGTCACCCCCGAGCCACTGCTGGTGCGGGTCCACTCCGAGTGCCTGACCGGTGACGCTTTTCACTCGCTGCGCTGTGACTGCGGGCCGCAGCTGGACGCCGCCATGGCCGCCATCGCTGAAGAGGGCCGGGGCGTCATCGTCTACCTGCGTCAAGAAGGCCGCGGCATCGGCCTGCTGAACAAGATTCGCGCCTACGCCCTGCAGGACCAGGGCGACGACACGGTAGAAGCCAACCTGAAGCTAGGCTTCCCCGCCGATGCCCGCGACTTCGGTATCGGGGCGCAGATGCTGCACCTGCTGGGCGCCCAGCGGCTGCGGGTGATGACCAACAACCCCATGAAGCTGCATTCGCTGAGCGGCTTCGGGCTGGAAGTCAGCGAGCGGGTGCCGCTGCACGTGGGCGAGGCTCCCGAAAATGCCGGCTACCGCCAGACCAAGCGCGAGAAGATGGGGCACTTGGACTGA
- the mutS gene encoding DNA mismatch repair protein MutS, with translation MLQQYVSMRDEVQEEFPGALLLFQVGDFYETFGEDAERAARLLGLALTHKSSKDFSTPMAGVPVRTLDSQIEKLLAQGVRVAVADQVEEPGSGLVAREVTQLLTPGTLTDARWLGADENYLAAVATGEGYALSLLDVSTGEFRCAAFHTRTALYDELSRWRTREVLLAPELSENGALLADFQSRFAVMLSPANFGEEAAAAELQAVLGEVPGTLDSPALRRACGAVLGYARLTQQGRLEMVRRLTRFQPGAHMALPDSTLRALEVFAPNSPQGLSLMDVLSDTRTAGGRRRLRAWLRAPLLDALSIAARQDSVETLVRQPDLRAGVRALLYRAHDLERLAARVSTRRATPREVAALARTLELLPEVAELLRPQSAGAPGGLLSGVRARLEALPDVVQAIRGALVDEPPIRAGEGGLIREGYSAELDALRAEALAHRAYLADLEGSERERTGIPSLKVGFNQVFGYYLEVTRAQLDRVPPDYHQVATLKDRARFTRPDLREREREIARLDAAAAALELQVFTELRATLALHADALAEAAGALAELDVLAALAEVAAGRGWVRPQLSEDGALTLTQARHPVVEYALAQAGQAGSFVPNDAALGQGRHILLLTGPNMAGKSTYLRTVALTALLHQIGAFVPAEAAALPVYDAVHTRIGASDDLAGGRSTFMVEMSELAAILHGATSSSLVILDEVGRGTSTLDGLAIAQAALEHLHRCGAHTLFATHYFELTRLDAELPGLVNLHVAAEEEGGSLTFFHQVIPGAARQSYGVEVARLAGLPTQVVERSAELLAALSVQGDDKAIRQELATLDLSRLTPLEALEVLHRWKRGSAAEES, from the coding sequence ATGCTGCAGCAGTACGTTTCCATGCGCGATGAGGTCCAGGAGGAGTTTCCCGGCGCGTTGCTGCTGTTTCAGGTGGGCGATTTTTACGAGACGTTCGGGGAAGACGCCGAGCGGGCCGCGCGGCTTTTGGGCCTGGCGCTGACCCACAAATCCAGCAAGGATTTCTCGACGCCGATGGCCGGGGTGCCGGTCCGCACGCTGGACAGCCAGATCGAGAAGTTGCTGGCGCAGGGGGTGCGGGTGGCGGTGGCCGATCAGGTGGAAGAACCCGGCTCCGGACTGGTGGCCCGCGAGGTGACGCAGCTGCTGACCCCCGGCACTCTGACCGACGCGCGCTGGCTGGGCGCCGACGAGAACTATCTGGCGGCGGTGGCGACCGGCGAAGGCTACGCCCTGAGCCTGCTGGACGTGTCTACCGGCGAGTTTCGCTGCGCCGCCTTTCATACCCGCACGGCGCTCTACGACGAGCTTTCGCGCTGGCGTACCCGCGAGGTTTTGCTGGCCCCGGAGCTCTCGGAGAATGGTGCCCTGCTGGCCGACTTTCAGAGCCGCTTTGCAGTGATGCTGTCGCCGGCCAATTTCGGGGAAGAGGCGGCCGCGGCCGAGTTGCAGGCAGTGCTGGGCGAGGTGCCGGGCACCCTGGATTCGCCGGCGCTGCGGCGGGCCTGCGGCGCGGTGCTGGGGTACGCCCGGCTGACGCAGCAGGGCCGGCTGGAGATGGTGCGCCGACTGACCCGCTTTCAGCCGGGGGCCCACATGGCGCTGCCCGACAGCACGCTGCGGGCGCTGGAAGTCTTTGCGCCCAATTCGCCGCAGGGCCTGAGCCTGATGGACGTGCTGAGCGACACCCGCACCGCCGGGGGCCGCCGCCGGCTGCGGGCCTGGCTGCGGGCGCCGCTGCTGGACGCTCTGAGCATTGCCGCCCGGCAGGACAGCGTGGAGACGCTGGTCCGGCAGCCTGACCTGCGGGCCGGCGTGCGGGCGCTGCTCTACCGCGCCCACGACCTGGAACGGCTGGCGGCGCGGGTGTCTACCCGCCGGGCCACCCCGCGTGAGGTAGCGGCGCTGGCCCGCACCCTGGAGTTGCTGCCCGAGGTGGCCGAGTTGCTGCGCCCGCAGTCTGCCGGGGCCCCGGGCGGCCTGCTGAGCGGCGTCCGCGCCCGGCTGGAAGCGCTCCCGGACGTGGTGCAGGCCATTCGCGGCGCGCTGGTAGACGAGCCGCCCATCCGCGCCGGCGAGGGCGGCCTGATCCGGGAAGGCTATAGCGCCGAGCTGGACGCCCTGCGTGCCGAAGCTCTGGCGCACCGCGCCTACCTGGCCGACCTGGAAGGCAGTGAGCGGGAGCGCACCGGCATTCCGAGCCTCAAGGTGGGTTTCAATCAGGTGTTTGGCTATTACCTGGAAGTGACCCGCGCCCAGCTGGACCGAGTGCCGCCCGATTATCACCAGGTGGCGACCCTCAAGGACCGGGCCCGCTTTACCCGCCCGGACCTGCGCGAGCGCGAGCGCGAGATTGCCCGGCTGGACGCGGCGGCGGCGGCGCTGGAGCTGCAGGTGTTTACCGAACTGCGGGCCACGCTGGCCCTGCACGCCGACGCCCTGGCCGAAGCGGCCGGCGCCCTGGCCGAGCTGGACGTGCTGGCGGCGCTGGCTGAGGTGGCTGCTGGGCGCGGCTGGGTGCGGCCACAGCTCAGCGAGGACGGCGCCCTGACGCTGACCCAGGCGCGGCACCCGGTGGTGGAATACGCGCTGGCCCAGGCGGGGCAGGCCGGCAGCTTCGTGCCCAACGACGCCGCGCTGGGCCAGGGCCGCCACATCCTGCTGCTGACCGGGCCCAACATGGCCGGCAAAAGCACCTACCTGCGCACGGTGGCCCTGACAGCGCTGCTGCATCAGATCGGCGCTTTCGTGCCGGCCGAGGCGGCGGCGCTGCCGGTCTACGACGCCGTTCACACCCGCATCGGGGCCAGTGACGACCTGGCGGGCGGGCGCTCCACCTTCATGGTGGAAATGTCCGAGCTGGCCGCCATCCTGCACGGGGCCACCTCCAGCAGCCTGGTGATTCTGGACGAGGTGGGGCGCGGCACTTCTACCCTGGACGGCCTCGCTATTGCCCAGGCGGCGCTGGAACACCTGCACCGCTGCGGGGCGCACACCCTGTTCGCCACGCACTATTTCGAGCTGACCCGGCTGGACGCCGAGCTGCCGGGGCTGGTCAACCTGCATGTGGCCGCCGAGGAAGAGGGCGGCAGCCTGACTTTCTTCCATCAGGTCATTCCCGGCGCGGCCCGCCAGAGTTACGGGGTGGAGGTGGCGCGGCTGGCCGGACTGCCCACGCAGGTGGTGGAGCGCAGCGCCGAACTGCTGGCCGCGCTGAGCGTGCAGGGCGACGATAAGGCCATCCGCCAGGAGCTGGCAACGTTGGACCTCAGTCGCCTGACGCCGCTGGAAGCGCTGGAGGTGCTGCACCGCTGGAAACGGGGAAGTGCGGCAGAGGAGAGCTGA